One window of Leptolyngbya sp. CCY15150 genomic DNA carries:
- a CDS encoding TIR domain-containing protein, which yields MQDFQDIFISYGRRDSLEFASRLNRQLIDRGFTVWFDYDDIPLGVDYQKQIDDGIERADNVLFIISPHSINSPYCGLELELALKRHKRIIPLLHVERISYETWKERNPGGTEQEWDEYQAKGLHDHFQNMHPILRKINWIYAREGQDNFEAALAGLLDICDRHKDYVHQHTLLLDKALEWERHQKRSPYLLIGEERLQAEDWLNVRFKDSQPPCLPTPLHCEFITESRKNAENLMTDVFFAYADEDRGAAGQIRNSLWREGFTVWMNTTDIQAGREFQQVIDSGIEEADNVVYLLSLDSVRSPYCQHELDYALSLNKRIIPLLAEAVPLEQIPLTLRNLHYIDLTDNVKDSDYEQDESQLLQVLRQDAAYHETHKVLVTKALKWKRQNHNPALLLRGYNLHEAEAWYKLARQHVTHPSISIQETFIEESRRQPPGLSLDVFISYSRADSGFARKLNNALQLQGKRTWFDQESIAVGTADFQQEIYQGIESADIFLFILSPRSVKSPYCADEVEYAAKLNKRFVTVLHQSIDSSTLHPELAKVQWLDFHQRGGDFSAHLTELLRILDTDTEHLRAHTRLLLRAIEWDEKGRKESLLLRDDELTNAEQWLSQCDGKNPQPTELQQAYVVNSRSVEDANHQAAQILKKAAEKGKRLVALGAIAGSVGFLFAIGSVWNAQQRINAITIESTLENAREQLANAPFAALLETLKAGQLLTQSDSHHRNEVVEILQESISTVRERNSLEGHQSSVYDIAFSPDGQILASVGNTDATIRLWNAETGELLYLLDGHEDWVSNISFSPDGQTLASASADNTIIVWDVETGEPLQTLRGHQEGVRGINFSPDGTILASGSQDNTIKLWDVATGDVLQTLEGHQDGIWRVSFSPDGQTLVSASQNYDSQLSTIKLWTVETGEEQHTLVGHQDFVSWLSFSPDGNLLASASADQTTILWDVATGQALRTLQGHDDEVFIIEFSPDGTTLASGGRDKTIRLWDVATGEEQRTLTGHQGEVWDLRFSPDGATLASASADSTIKLWDMETGEEVSTLRGHQGDVWVIPFSPDGSKIASGGFDTTIKLWDIAPRPELRPLQGHKDVVFSVTYSPDGQTLASGSFDNTIKIWDVATRRELQTLTGHNDVVLGVSFSPDGQTLASGSVDDTIKIWNLESGEVLQTLTGHDDDVISVNFSPDGQTLVSGSSDNTIKLWNIETGEVLQTLTGHDESVFSVSFSTDGQTLASGSSDRTIKLWDVKTGELLQTLSGHQSRVSTTRFSPDGQTLASSSADQMVKLWGVETGELLQTLQGHQGGVISVSFSPDGKTLASSGDDRTIKLWDVDTGELLQTLEGHQSSVLSVSFSPDGTTIASGSWDNTIRFWVWDFDRLMTMGCDWIQPYLVTRPEQQYLCEGYLPPQ from the coding sequence ATGCAAGATTTTCAGGATATCTTTATTTCCTATGGTCGAAGAGACAGTCTGGAGTTTGCGTCTCGCCTCAATCGCCAGTTGATCGATCGCGGGTTTACCGTCTGGTTTGACTACGACGATATTCCCCTGGGGGTTGATTACCAGAAACAAATTGATGATGGCATTGAGCGGGCGGATAATGTTCTGTTCATTATTTCACCCCATTCTATTAACTCACCCTACTGTGGGCTAGAACTAGAGCTTGCGCTGAAGCGCCACAAGCGCATCATTCCACTGCTCCATGTGGAACGAATTAGCTATGAAACTTGGAAAGAGCGCAATCCAGGCGGCACTGAACAGGAATGGGACGAGTATCAAGCCAAGGGATTGCACGATCATTTTCAGAATATGCATCCTATCTTGCGCAAAATCAACTGGATTTATGCGCGGGAGGGACAAGATAATTTTGAAGCGGCTCTAGCCGGGTTATTGGACATTTGCGATCGCCACAAAGACTACGTCCATCAACACACGCTCTTGTTGGACAAAGCATTGGAGTGGGAACGACATCAGAAGCGATCGCCCTATCTCCTAATTGGTGAAGAACGGCTGCAAGCCGAAGACTGGCTGAACGTCCGCTTCAAGGATTCACAACCGCCCTGTCTGCCGACTCCTCTCCACTGCGAGTTCATTACTGAAAGTCGCAAAAATGCTGAGAACTTGATGACGGATGTGTTTTTTGCCTATGCCGATGAAGACCGAGGAGCGGCAGGGCAAATTCGCAATAGCCTATGGCGGGAAGGCTTTACCGTCTGGATGAATACGACGGATATTCAAGCCGGACGTGAGTTTCAACAGGTGATCGATAGCGGTATTGAAGAAGCGGATAATGTGGTGTATTTGCTGTCGCTTGACTCGGTGCGATCGCCCTATTGCCAGCATGAGTTGGACTACGCCCTATCCCTCAACAAGCGAATTATTCCGCTGTTGGCGGAGGCTGTACCGTTGGAACAGATCCCTCTAACATTGCGAAATCTGCACTATATTGACCTGACGGACAATGTGAAAGACAGCGACTATGAACAAGACGAAAGCCAGTTGTTACAGGTCTTACGACAGGATGCTGCGTATCACGAAACCCATAAGGTATTGGTGACCAAAGCCCTTAAGTGGAAACGCCAAAACCACAACCCAGCGCTATTGCTACGAGGGTACAATCTGCACGAGGCAGAAGCCTGGTACAAGTTAGCGAGACAACACGTTACGCATCCATCAATTTCTATCCAGGAGACATTTATTGAAGAAAGCCGACGCCAGCCGCCAGGGCTTTCGCTAGATGTCTTTATCTCCTATTCCCGTGCTGATTCTGGCTTTGCCCGCAAGCTGAACAATGCGCTACAACTACAGGGCAAACGGACTTGGTTTGATCAGGAGAGCATTGCCGTAGGAACGGCTGACTTTCAGCAAGAAATTTACCAAGGCATTGAAAGTGCTGATATTTTCTTATTCATTTTGTCGCCGCGATCGGTCAAATCGCCCTACTGCGCTGATGAAGTTGAATATGCAGCTAAGTTAAACAAACGCTTTGTCACGGTGTTGCATCAATCGATTGACTCGTCCACCCTGCATCCGGAATTGGCCAAGGTGCAATGGCTAGATTTCCATCAACGAGGCGGTGACTTTTCCGCTCACTTGACTGAGTTGTTGCGCATTCTGGATACGGATACTGAGCATCTTCGTGCCCATACCCGGCTATTGTTGCGGGCGATCGAATGGGATGAAAAGGGGCGCAAGGAAAGTCTGTTGCTGCGGGACGACGAGTTGACCAATGCGGAACAATGGCTGAGCCAATGCGATGGTAAGAATCCTCAACCCACGGAGTTACAGCAGGCTTACGTTGTCAATAGTCGTTCGGTGGAGGATGCAAATCATCAAGCGGCGCAGATTCTGAAGAAGGCGGCGGAAAAGGGAAAGCGGCTTGTTGCTTTGGGGGCGATCGCTGGAAGTGTTGGGTTCCTTTTCGCTATCGGATCGGTCTGGAATGCTCAGCAGCGCATCAATGCCATTACCATCGAATCCACGCTGGAGAATGCCCGCGAACAGCTTGCTAATGCTCCGTTTGCCGCACTCTTAGAAACTCTGAAAGCAGGTCAGTTACTCACACAATCCGATAGCCATCACCGAAATGAGGTCGTTGAGATTTTACAGGAATCGATTTCAACGGTGCGAGAAAGGAACAGTCTAGAAGGACATCAATCCTCAGTTTATGATATTGCTTTCAGCCCCGATGGACAAATCTTGGCGTCCGTCGGAAATACTGATGCAACCATCCGGCTCTGGAATGCGGAAACGGGTGAACTACTCTACTTGCTGGACGGGCACGAAGATTGGGTAAGTAACATCAGCTTTAGCCCCGATGGTCAAACCCTGGCTTCTGCTAGTGCAGACAATACGATTATTGTGTGGGATGTGGAAACGGGTGAACCCTTGCAAACGCTGAGAGGACATCAAGAAGGTGTGAGAGGTATTAACTTTAGTCCCGATGGCACCATCCTGGCATCTGGAAGTCAGGACAACACCATTAAACTCTGGGATGTGGCAACGGGAGATGTCTTGCAAACGCTGGAAGGGCACCAAGATGGGATTTGGCGTGTCTCCTTCAGTCCCGATGGTCAAACCCTAGTTTCTGCTAGCCAGAATTATGACAGCCAACTCAGCACCATCAAACTCTGGACGGTAGAAACGGGAGAAGAACAACATACCCTGGTCGGACATCAGGATTTTGTTTCGTGGTTGAGTTTCAGTCCCGATGGGAACCTCCTGGCCTCTGCCAGTGCGGATCAAACCACCATTCTTTGGGATGTGGCAACGGGTCAAGCTCTGCGGACACTGCAAGGGCATGATGACGAGGTGTTCATCATTGAGTTTAGTCCCGATGGCACGACACTTGCATCGGGCGGTCGGGATAAAACGATTCGTTTGTGGGATGTGGCAACAGGTGAGGAGCAACGGACACTCACTGGGCATCAAGGTGAGGTGTGGGATCTGCGCTTCAGCCCCGATGGCGCAACCCTGGCATCGGCTAGTGCTGACAGTACGATCAAACTCTGGGATATGGAAACAGGCGAGGAGGTATCTACTCTGAGAGGTCATCAAGGTGATGTGTGGGTGATTCCCTTTAGCCCAGATGGTAGCAAGATTGCATCAGGTGGCTTTGATACAACCATCAAACTCTGGGATATTGCCCCCAGACCAGAACTACGTCCATTGCAAGGGCACAAGGATGTGGTTTTTAGTGTGACCTATAGCCCCGATGGACAAACTCTGGCATCCGGTAGTTTTGACAACACCATTAAGATTTGGGATGTGGCAACCCGCCGCGAATTACAAACCCTCACTGGACACAACGATGTTGTTTTAGGTGTGAGCTTTAGCCCAGATGGGCAAACCCTGGCATCGGGTAGTGTGGACGACACCATTAAGATTTGGAACCTAGAATCTGGCGAGGTCTTACAAACGCTTACGGGACACGACGATGATGTTATCAGCGTGAACTTCAGCCCCGATGGTCAAACTCTAGTATCCGGTAGTTCAGACAATACCATCAAACTCTGGAACATCGAAACGGGTGAGGTCTTACAAACGCTTACCGGACACGATGAATCGGTGTTTAGTGTTAGCTTCAGCACCGATGGGCAAACGTTGGCATCGGGCAGTAGTGATCGAACCATTAAGCTCTGGGATGTGAAAACCGGTGAGCTATTGCAAACCCTGAGTGGACATCAATCTCGGGTTTCAACTACCCGTTTTAGCCCAGATGGACAGACCTTAGCCTCAAGCAGTGCTGACCAAATGGTTAAGCTCTGGGGTGTGGAAACGGGTGAACTGTTGCAAACCCTACAGGGGCATCAAGGGGGTGTTATCAGCGTGAGCTTCAGCCCCGATGGCAAGACTCTAGCTTCAAGTGGTGATGATCGAACCATTAAGCTCTGGGATGTGGACACGGGCGAGCTGTTGCAAACCTTAGAGGGGCATCAAAGTTCTGTTCTTAGCGTGAGCTTTAGTCCGGACGGCACGACGATCGCCTCTGGTAGTTGGGACAACACCATCCGATTCTGGGTATGGGATTTCGATCGCCTGATGACGATGGGCTGCGATTGGATACAGCCGTATTTGGTCACCCGTCCTGAACAGCAATACCTCTGTGAGGGCTATCTGCCACCACAGTAA
- a CDS encoding phosphorylase, whose product MMQPSSSNPVDLQPGDLWGRVRSQTQHALTCGALQSIPTSYEWVESGGVRFLVRVVTNLIRKEADLRQQLAKPGKPVNPFLPYDDNLCVGALSEQHVCLLNKFNVVDHHLLIITRHFEAQDTWLTVADFAALWRCLAEIDGLGFYNAGEPAGASQPHKHLQLIPLPMAEEIESSPIAPVVQRALAASADPLVTADLPFAHGIARLDGIDVSDRHGGSYLSDRYLALAQALGLLDPSMPMPPQSPPYNLIVTRQWMLMVPRSQSSYQGVPVNSLGFTGALLARDHDQLQRVKELDPMTILQQVGQPVG is encoded by the coding sequence ATGATGCAACCTTCTTCCTCAAATCCTGTAGATCTCCAGCCTGGAGACCTCTGGGGGCGGGTGCGATCGCAAACCCAGCACGCTCTCACCTGCGGCGCACTGCAGTCGATTCCTACCTCCTACGAATGGGTAGAGTCGGGCGGGGTGCGGTTTTTGGTGCGGGTGGTGACCAATCTGATTCGCAAAGAGGCGGATTTGCGCCAGCAGTTGGCTAAACCCGGAAAGCCGGTGAATCCCTTCCTGCCCTACGATGACAACCTTTGCGTCGGGGCATTGTCTGAGCAGCATGTCTGTTTGCTCAACAAGTTCAACGTGGTGGATCACCATCTGCTGATCATTACTCGCCACTTTGAAGCCCAGGATACCTGGCTGACCGTCGCCGATTTCGCCGCTCTCTGGCGCTGTTTGGCGGAAATAGATGGACTGGGATTCTACAATGCGGGGGAGCCGGCGGGCGCAAGCCAACCCCACAAGCACTTGCAACTAATTCCTCTACCGATGGCCGAGGAGATCGAGTCTTCTCCGATCGCGCCGGTGGTGCAGCGGGCGTTGGCGGCCAGTGCCGATCCGTTGGTGACGGCGGATTTGCCCTTTGCCCATGGCATTGCCCGTTTGGACGGGATTGATGTCAGCGATCGCCACGGCGGCTCCTACCTCAGCGATCGCTACCTGGCCTTGGCTCAAGCCTTGGGACTGCTGGATCCATCTATGCCTATGCCGCCCCAGTCTCCGCCCTATAACCTGATCGTGACGCGTCAGTGGATGCTGATGGTGCCGCGATCGCAGTCGAGCTACCAAGGTGTGCCGGTGAATTCCCTCGGATTTACGGGAGCGCTCCTGGCCCGCGACCATGACCAGCTCCAGCGGGTGAAGGAGCTGGATCCCATGACCATTTTGCAGCAGGTGGGGCAGCCTGTGGGATGA
- a CDS encoding NAD-binding protein: MKPQIIICGLGRTGYQVFCLLKQQGTAVVGVTDTPIDPSFAAYHPPDHAGDRPPDLPDLTGLQSDIIVGNLRAAATLIAAGVRDAHTLVLAANDDALNLAILTQARVLNPQIRIINRLFNTSLGDRLDRTLPDHTTMSVAALSAPVFAFAALGNRTIGQLQLFQKTWPIHEEYIDADHPWLGRPLSWLWDDRHRMLIYYIPADSQLDLVSGVLQGHPLQVGDRLIFATQPSQRTAKRSLSQHFSEFVASVRQFQRHLNSTLAVLLLLLLTIFAATITYTSVNQSVSLVDALYFSVGMITGAGGNEGVVEDSGVGIKVFTVIMMLAGAGVIGVCYALLNDFVLGSRFQQLWSHIRIPQRNHYIVCGLGGVGVQTVNQLRANGCDVVVIERDANNRFLSASRSLKVPTILGDASLPVILAAANIQGAAALLAVTSDDVANLEIALTAKGVAPKLPVIVRNQDPQFAPLAQQVFDFEAVLSPAELSAPSFAAAALGGRILGNGMTANTLWVAIATIITSHHPFCGKSVQDAAMTADFVPLYLETHQRTVHGWELLKTAMSAGDMLYLTIPAHQLDHLWRHHLTSLAVPIR; the protein is encoded by the coding sequence ATGAAACCTCAGATCATTATTTGCGGCTTAGGACGGACGGGCTACCAAGTTTTTTGTTTGCTCAAACAGCAGGGCACGGCTGTAGTGGGGGTCACCGATACTCCCATTGATCCATCCTTCGCCGCCTACCATCCCCCCGACCATGCCGGCGATCGCCCCCCAGACCTTCCAGACCTGACCGGCCTCCAATCCGATATCATCGTGGGCAACCTGCGGGCCGCCGCCACCCTGATCGCCGCCGGTGTCCGAGATGCCCATACCCTCGTCCTAGCAGCCAATGACGACGCCCTCAACTTGGCCATCCTCACCCAAGCGCGGGTGCTCAATCCCCAGATTCGCATTATCAACCGTTTGTTCAACACCAGCTTGGGCGATCGCCTCGATCGCACCCTGCCCGATCACACCACCATGAGCGTTGCCGCGCTATCAGCGCCAGTATTTGCCTTTGCTGCTTTGGGCAACCGCACCATCGGACAACTACAACTCTTCCAAAAAACCTGGCCGATCCATGAAGAATATATCGACGCTGACCATCCCTGGCTGGGTCGCCCCCTAAGCTGGCTGTGGGACGATCGCCATCGTATGTTGATCTACTACATCCCTGCCGACAGCCAGCTCGATTTGGTTTCCGGTGTGCTGCAAGGCCATCCCCTCCAGGTGGGCGATCGCCTGATTTTTGCCACCCAGCCCAGTCAGCGCACGGCCAAGCGATCGCTCTCCCAACACTTCTCTGAATTTGTCGCCAGCGTCCGCCAATTCCAGCGCCACTTGAACTCCACCTTAGCCGTACTGCTGCTGTTGCTGCTGACCATTTTTGCCGCCACCATCACCTACACATCTGTTAATCAATCTGTCTCCCTGGTAGACGCGCTTTACTTTTCCGTGGGCATGATCACGGGAGCTGGGGGGAATGAAGGCGTTGTCGAAGATTCTGGGGTGGGCATCAAGGTATTTACCGTGATCATGATGCTGGCCGGAGCTGGGGTGATTGGCGTTTGCTATGCCCTGCTGAATGACTTTGTGTTGGGCAGCCGCTTTCAGCAACTGTGGAGCCATATCCGTATTCCCCAACGCAATCACTACATCGTCTGTGGCTTGGGCGGTGTGGGGGTGCAAACGGTGAACCAACTGCGGGCCAATGGTTGCGATGTGGTGGTGATTGAACGGGATGCCAACAACCGTTTCCTCAGCGCCTCGCGATCGCTGAAAGTTCCTACCATTCTCGGTGATGCTAGCCTGCCGGTGATTTTAGCCGCTGCCAATATTCAAGGTGCCGCTGCTCTCCTCGCCGTCACCAGTGATGATGTCGCCAACCTAGAAATTGCCCTAACCGCTAAGGGTGTGGCTCCCAAGCTTCCCGTGATCGTGCGCAACCAAGATCCACAGTTTGCGCCCCTGGCCCAGCAGGTGTTTGACTTCGAGGCCGTCCTCAGTCCAGCGGAGCTATCCGCGCCCTCCTTTGCCGCCGCTGCTCTCGGGGGACGTATTCTGGGTAACGGCATGACTGCTAATACTCTCTGGGTAGCGATCGCCACCATCATCACCAGCCACCATCCCTTTTGCGGCAAGTCTGTGCAGGATGCAGCCATGACGGCTGACTTTGTGCCGCTTTACCTAGAAACCCATCAGCGCACGGTTCATGGCTGGGAACTGTTGAAGACGGCCATGAGCGCTGGCGATATGCTGTATCTCACCATTCCCGCTCATCAACTGGATCATCTGTGGCGGCATCACCTCACGTCTTTGGCGGTGCCTATCCGGTAA
- a CDS encoding glutamine amidotransferase, protein MHQVLVIVHQDTSNPGRIGQVLRHQGKHLDVRCPAIGEALPQTLDAYDGVVVFGGPMSANDDQTLPFIRDELDWIETVALTSDRPYLGICLGAQLLARVLGARVAPHPQDVREIGYFPITITPDGQDDFGRSALHVFQWHGEGFEIPANSVRLASGGTFPNQAFRHGDRAYGLQFHPEITREMIDLWTTKAADQLHLPGAQPRHLQFQYHDCHSGAIALWLEEFLDNWLDADACSAAA, encoded by the coding sequence ATGCATCAGGTTTTAGTGATTGTCCATCAAGACACCTCAAACCCCGGCCGCATTGGCCAAGTTCTCCGACACCAGGGCAAACATCTGGATGTGCGCTGTCCGGCTATCGGTGAGGCGCTACCCCAGACCCTTGATGCCTACGATGGGGTGGTGGTGTTTGGTGGGCCGATGAGTGCCAATGACGACCAGACGCTTCCCTTCATTCGCGATGAGCTGGACTGGATTGAAACCGTTGCGTTAACGAGCGATCGCCCCTATCTGGGCATCTGTTTAGGCGCGCAGTTACTGGCGCGGGTGCTGGGCGCGCGGGTGGCTCCCCATCCCCAGGATGTGCGAGAAATTGGTTATTTCCCGATTACGATTACGCCCGATGGGCAAGACGATTTTGGGCGATCGGCGCTCCATGTTTTTCAATGGCATGGGGAAGGGTTTGAGATTCCCGCCAACAGCGTACGTCTAGCCAGCGGCGGCACGTTTCCCAACCAAGCGTTCCGCCATGGCGATCGCGCCTATGGGCTACAGTTCCACCCTGAAATTACCCGCGAGATGATTGATCTGTGGACGACTAAAGCCGCCGATCAATTGCATCTGCCCGGTGCCCAGCCGCGTCATCTGCAATTCCAGTACCACGACTGCCACAGTGGAGCGATCGCCCTGTGGTTAGAGGAATTTTTGGATAACTGGCTGGATGCCGATGCCTGTTCTGCTGCTGCCTAG